From the Lepus europaeus isolate LE1 chromosome 12, mLepTim1.pri, whole genome shotgun sequence genome, one window contains:
- the FAM78A gene encoding protein FAM78A, whose product MPAPPGTAGRPQAGRRLLVGAVLCAMGCIQSIGGKARVFREGITVIDVKASIDPIPTSIDESSSVVLRYRTPHFRASAQVVMPPIPKRETWVVGWIQACSHMEFYNQYGEQGMSSWELPDLQEGKIEAISDSDGVNYPWYGNTTETCTIVGPTKRDSRFIISMNDNFYPSVTWAVPVSESNVAKLTSIYRDQSFTTWLVATNTSTNDMIILQTLHWRMQLNIEVNPTRPLGQRARLREPIAQDQPKILSKNEPIPPSALVKPNANDAQVLMWRPKYGQPLVVIPPKHR is encoded by the exons ATGCCCGCGCCGCCTGGGACTGCTGGCCGTCCCCAGGCTGGTCGCCGACTGCTGGTCGGCGCGGTCCTGTGTGCCATGGGCTGTATCCAGAGCATCGGCGGCAAAGCCAGAGTCTTCCGCGAAGGGATCACCGTGATCGACGTGAAGGCCTCCATCGACCCCATCCCCACCAGCATCGACGAGTCGTCCAGCGTGGTCCTGCGCTACCGCACGCCCCACTTCCGGGCCTCGGCCCAGGTGGTCATGCCGCCCATccccaagagggagacctgggtCGTGGGCTGGATTCAGGCGTGCAGCCACATGGAGTTCTACAACCAGTACGGGGAGCAGGGCAT GTCCAGCTGGGAACTGCCCGACCTGCAGGAGGGCAAGATCGAGGCCATCAGCGACTCGGACGGGGTGAACTACCCCTGGTACGGCAACACCACGGAGACGTGCACCATTGTGGGCCCCACCAAGAGAGACTCCAGGTTCATTATCAGCATGAACGACAACTTCTACCCCAGCGTCACGTGGGCCGTGCCCGTGAGCGAGAGCAACGTGGCCAAGCTGACCAGCATCTACCGGGACCAGAGCTTCACCACGTGGCTGGTGGCCACCAACACCTCCACCAACGACATGATCATCCTGCAGACGCTACACTGGCGTATGCAGCTCAACATCGAGGTGAACCCCACCCGGCCCCTGGGCCAGCGCGCGCGGCTGCGGGAGCCCATTGCCCAGGACCAGCCCAAGATCCTGAGCAAGAATGAGCCCATCCCGCCCAGCGCCCTGGTCAAGCCGAACGCCAACGACGCTCAGGTCCTCATGTGGCGGCCCAAGTACGGGCAGCCGCTGGTGGTCATCCCGCCCAAGCACCGGTAG